In one window of Cellulophaga sp. HaHa_2_95 DNA:
- a CDS encoding glycosyltransferase — protein sequence MIKPAPILLFTYKRLDALKNTIAALKKNDLASESDLFIFSDGPKQLKDKDIIDQIRTFLKTVDGFKSVTISASPTNKGLANSIIGGVTTVMEKSETVIVLEDDLLTTPNFLTYMNKALSEYTAEKKIFSISGYSFDLRSKDQNPNTTYLLNRGWSWGWATWRDRWENVDWEVASYKEFSENKLERKEFAKGGSDLNAMLDKQMSGKLDSWAIRWFYHQFKTGGLTLYPLGSKIYNDGFDEFATHTNGSEKRYLPYLDKEHQMNFNFPKEIAISKEYQKKFQSKMGIIARIKSKIEGFFK from the coding sequence ATGATAAAGCCAGCTCCAATACTTCTATTTACTTATAAGAGGCTAGATGCTTTAAAAAATACCATTGCTGCTTTAAAGAAAAATGACTTAGCCTCTGAATCTGATTTATTTATATTCTCGGACGGGCCAAAGCAATTAAAGGATAAGGACATTATAGACCAAATTAGAACTTTTTTAAAAACAGTTGATGGTTTTAAATCAGTAACTATTAGCGCTTCTCCTACCAACAAAGGCTTAGCTAATTCTATAATAGGTGGAGTAACCACAGTAATGGAAAAATCTGAGACGGTAATAGTTTTGGAAGATGACTTGCTCACTACTCCTAATTTTTTAACCTACATGAACAAGGCACTATCAGAGTATACAGCAGAGAAGAAAATATTTTCAATATCTGGTTATTCTTTTGATTTGCGTAGTAAGGATCAAAACCCAAATACCACCTACCTACTAAACCGAGGCTGGTCTTGGGGTTGGGCTACTTGGCGAGACCGTTGGGAAAATGTAGATTGGGAAGTAGCCTCCTATAAAGAGTTTTCTGAAAATAAATTAGAACGCAAAGAATTTGCTAAGGGAGGGTCGGACCTCAATGCTATGCTAGACAAACAAATGAGTGGAAAGCTAGATTCTTGGGCTATCCGTTGGTTCTATCACCAATTTAAGACTGGAGGTTTAACACTATATCCATTAGGCTCTAAAATCTATAATGATGGCTTTGATGAATTTGCAACCCATACCAATGGATCCGAAAAGAGATATCTACCGTATTTAGATAAGGAACATCAAATGAATTTTAATTTTCCTAAGGAAATTGCAATTAGCAAAGAATATCAAAAGAAATTTCAATCTAAGATGGGCATTATCGCTCGTATTAAATCTAAAATTGAAGGCTTTTTCAAATAA
- a CDS encoding glycosyltransferase family 2 protein — translation MIYIVIPVFNRWHFTKACVEQLQGQTYKDFKIVVVDDGSTDDTSGKLAEEYPEVIVLKGDGSLWWTGGINLGIEYALQHRADFVLSLNNDTLPKTDYLEKLMEGTKVKPGALIGSTGVNTETNQINFSGERVNWLTDTVKDLRSEIDKTKRGQLLKVTHFPGRGLLIPVKVFDAIGPFDQKTFPHYMADYDFTFRAIKAGFEVYCSVDAQLGTYPEASGANQLIAQKTWKNYKEHLFGMKGAANLKYYLTYVARHCPWYLLPISATIGTGKRLTSYWLKK, via the coding sequence ATGATTTACATAGTAATACCAGTATTTAACCGTTGGCACTTTACAAAAGCCTGTGTAGAGCAGTTGCAAGGACAGACCTATAAGGATTTTAAAATAGTTGTTGTTGATGACGGTTCTACAGATGATACATCAGGCAAACTAGCTGAAGAATATCCTGAAGTAATTGTTCTGAAAGGTGACGGCTCCTTATGGTGGACCGGTGGCATAAATTTAGGTATTGAATATGCATTACAGCATAGAGCAGATTTTGTTCTTTCCTTAAATAATGACACGCTACCAAAAACAGACTACTTAGAAAAATTAATGGAAGGGACTAAAGTAAAACCGGGAGCATTGATTGGTTCTACAGGAGTAAACACCGAAACCAACCAGATAAATTTCTCAGGAGAAAGGGTTAACTGGCTTACAGACACGGTAAAAGATTTAAGGAGCGAAATAGACAAAACAAAAAGAGGTCAGCTTTTGAAGGTTACTCATTTTCCGGGACGAGGCTTACTTATTCCTGTAAAAGTATTTGATGCCATAGGACCATTTGATCAAAAGACCTTCCCACATTATATGGCGGACTATGATTTTACATTTCGCGCCATCAAAGCAGGTTTTGAAGTATATTGTAGTGTAGATGCGCAGTTAGGCACCTATCCGGAAGCCAGCGGAGCCAACCAGTTAATTGCACAAAAAACTTGGAAAAATTACAAGGAACATTTATTTGGCATGAAGGGTGCCGCCAATCTTAAATATTATTTAACCTATGTAGCTAGACACTGCCCTTGGTACTTGCTCCCAATAAGCGCTACTATTGGAACTGGAAAAAGATTGACTAGTTACTGGTTAAAAAAGTAA
- a CDS encoding acyltransferase produces MTISIIYKGIRKIHRTIIGSFYTPIGKIKFKLNGANFKDGLKVKGPLKLNVTRRGELTIGKDCRFNSGQNYNVSGGNQRCHFWIDGKLTMGNNVGISSSSILCRHEINIGNHVKIGGNTLIIDTDAHSTNPKERTTSVSKDSKKANWGAVTISDFVFIGTRCIILKGVTIGKNSIVAAGSIVTKNIPANEIWGGNPAKKIRSI; encoded by the coding sequence ATGACCATTTCAATAATATATAAAGGCATACGAAAAATACATCGGACGATAATTGGATCATTTTACACACCTATTGGCAAAATTAAGTTTAAATTAAATGGTGCCAATTTTAAAGATGGCCTAAAGGTAAAAGGACCACTAAAATTAAATGTCACACGTAGGGGTGAATTAACGATTGGTAAAGATTGTCGTTTTAATAGTGGGCAAAATTATAATGTTTCTGGGGGTAATCAGAGATGTCATTTTTGGATTGACGGGAAACTTACCATGGGAAATAATGTGGGTATAAGTAGTAGTTCTATTTTATGCAGGCATGAAATAAATATAGGCAATCACGTTAAAATCGGAGGGAACACTTTAATAATAGACACCGATGCACATTCTACGAACCCTAAAGAAAGAACTACCTCGGTATCAAAAGATTCAAAAAAAGCAAATTGGGGAGCAGTAACAATTTCAGATTTTGTTTTCATTGGAACCAGATGCATAATATTAAAAGGTGTCACTATTGGAAAGAACTCTATAGTTGCTGCGGGTTCAATTGTCACAAAAAATATCCCCGCAAACGAAATTTGGGGTGGGAATCCTGCAAAAAAAATTAGATCGATATAA
- a CDS encoding CatB-related O-acetyltransferase encodes MKIKKILLLVPGLIVKLKELAKDGSRDLENKFRYKDAIVEAGCKISPDTKIKSKARIFYNTSLNNCNISEFTYIGSSCFLQNTSVGKFCSVAKHSLIGLGIHPTDLISTTPLFYRKNNPLKVKLLKEDLGFEEYKPITIGHDVWIGARAIVMDGVEIGTGAIVASGAVVTKDIPPYAIVGGVPAKLIKYRFSEEKIEELLSSEWWEWDLEKINKYQKEKFANNDHFNNI; translated from the coding sequence ATGAAAATAAAAAAAATTTTGCTATTAGTACCAGGTTTAATTGTAAAGTTAAAAGAGCTTGCTAAGGATGGATCAAGAGATTTAGAAAATAAATTTCGATATAAAGATGCCATTGTAGAAGCGGGTTGTAAAATATCACCAGATACTAAGATTAAATCCAAAGCTAGAATATTTTATAATACATCATTGAACAATTGTAATATATCTGAATTTACATACATTGGAAGTAGCTGTTTTTTGCAAAACACTTCTGTAGGTAAATTTTGTTCTGTCGCAAAACATAGTTTAATAGGTCTGGGTATACATCCCACAGACTTAATCTCTACTACACCCTTATTTTATAGAAAAAACAACCCACTCAAAGTAAAATTACTTAAAGAGGATTTGGGATTTGAAGAATACAAACCAATAACTATAGGTCACGATGTATGGATTGGTGCACGAGCAATAGTAATGGATGGCGTTGAAATAGGAACAGGAGCAATTGTAGCATCTGGAGCTGTAGTCACTAAGGATATTCCTCCGTATGCCATTGTGGGCGGTGTACCTGCCAAATTAATAAAATATCGATTTAGTGAAGAGAAAATAGAAGAACTTTTGAGTTCTGAATGGTGGGAATGGGATTTAGAGAAAATCAACAAGTATCAAAAAGAAAAATTCGCAAATAATGACCATTTCAATAATATATAA
- a CDS encoding alpha-1,2-fucosyltransferase — protein sequence MKVIQATGQTCNQFWIYSHHFAESIKTGEKILILAPDIALKDYPNLQEQTIIKFPFFSKTISRIFGYKKNIQILNKIFANKFSIKALTYLFKIIPKVTFIEGKMGHFTYKDSIKYTNEFKQIFKPTDTVLETVNTFLQSKNSSFDVLVGVHIRRGDYISWNNGKFYYSDEEYSNIMMQMAQLFPNQRVSFLMCSNEKIKLENFNTHNTLIFERSSAAIDLYGLSMCDYIVGPPSSYSSWAAFYGSKPFYFIMNPKNVISMEQFCNDKIDWPPSFY from the coding sequence ATGAAAGTTATACAAGCTACAGGTCAAACCTGTAATCAATTTTGGATATATTCTCATCATTTTGCTGAGTCGATCAAAACAGGTGAAAAAATTTTAATTTTAGCTCCTGACATTGCTCTAAAGGACTACCCAAATCTACAAGAACAAACTATTATTAAATTCCCGTTTTTTAGTAAAACTATTTCAAGAATATTTGGCTACAAGAAAAACATACAAATATTAAACAAAATTTTCGCTAACAAATTTTCAATAAAAGCTTTAACATACTTATTTAAAATAATACCAAAAGTTACTTTTATTGAAGGAAAAATGGGTCACTTTACCTATAAAGACTCAATAAAATATACAAATGAGTTTAAGCAAATATTTAAACCAACCGACACCGTTCTAGAAACTGTTAATACGTTTTTACAAAGTAAAAACTCCTCATTTGATGTACTTGTGGGCGTACACATTCGAAGAGGTGATTATATTAGCTGGAATAATGGGAAATTTTATTATTCGGATGAGGAATACAGTAATATAATGATGCAAATGGCGCAATTATTCCCAAATCAGAGGGTTAGTTTTTTGATGTGCAGTAATGAAAAAATAAAATTAGAAAATTTTAATACCCATAATACATTAATTTTTGAGAGAAGCTCTGCTGCTATAGACTTGTACGGGCTAAGCATGTGTGATTATATCGTAGGACCACCGTCATCCTATTCATCATGGGCCGCTTTTTATGGAAGTAAACCATTTTATTTTATAATGAATCCAAAAAACGTTATATCAATGGAACAGTTTTGTAACGACAAAATTGATTGGCCACCATCGTTTTATTAA
- a CDS encoding lipopolysaccharide biosynthesis protein, whose protein sequence is MDQAKRVAKNTGFLYARMAITVFISLYTTRLILAALGATDFGIFNLVAGAIAMLAFLNSAMALATQRFMSYAEGKGDFDAQVGIFNVSIVLHLIIAVLVVLFMEGAGYFLFDGLLEIPENRLYAAKFIFQCMVLSTFIGIISVPYDAVINAHENMFLVAILGIVEALIKLAIALYVTTTGFDKLISYGLLMAVMTIILLIIRRVYCHLKYEEVKINVRKYYSKALFREMGNFAGWTFLGSSTSIISFYGQGLVLNMFFGPRVNAAHGISNQVSGQLGAFSTTMLKALNPAIAKSEGAGNRASMLKMTEMGSKVSFFLLLILYVPVLIEMPYIFNLWLKEVPEYTIIFCRLLLIKNLIQQLFVSVDTSIRAVGNIRGFQISSAIASIFPLLICAGLFAIDLPAYYLYIVFMLHAVINAGIILYYAHKHCELQYIPFMQNVVVRSFTTFILMAGCSLIPLLFMEESFIRLITIGVLSFITYILFIWNIGFGKKEKEWIMPLISSFIKSIKNKIFRK, encoded by the coding sequence TTGGATCAAGCAAAAAGAGTAGCAAAAAACACGGGATTTCTATATGCCCGTATGGCTATTACCGTATTCATTTCTTTGTATACCACAAGATTAATTTTAGCTGCATTAGGGGCTACAGATTTTGGTATATTTAATCTAGTTGCGGGCGCTATTGCCATGTTAGCTTTTTTAAATTCTGCAATGGCCTTAGCTACGCAGCGCTTTATGTCTTATGCTGAAGGTAAAGGAGATTTTGACGCACAGGTTGGTATATTCAATGTTAGCATTGTATTACATCTTATAATTGCTGTTCTGGTAGTCTTATTTATGGAAGGCGCAGGATACTTTTTATTTGATGGTCTATTGGAAATACCAGAAAATAGACTCTATGCTGCAAAATTTATTTTTCAATGCATGGTGTTAAGTACTTTCATTGGCATTATTTCCGTACCCTATGATGCCGTAATTAATGCGCATGAGAATATGTTTCTAGTTGCTATTTTGGGAATTGTTGAAGCCCTAATAAAATTAGCAATAGCATTATATGTTACAACTACTGGTTTTGATAAATTAATTAGTTACGGTCTTCTTATGGCTGTAATGACTATAATTTTATTAATAATTAGACGTGTATATTGCCATTTGAAATATGAAGAAGTCAAAATTAATGTAAGAAAATATTATAGTAAGGCATTATTTAGAGAGATGGGTAATTTTGCAGGATGGACCTTTTTAGGCTCTTCTACGAGCATCATTTCTTTTTATGGTCAAGGCCTGGTATTAAACATGTTTTTCGGTCCCAGAGTTAATGCTGCGCATGGTATTTCAAACCAGGTTAGCGGGCAATTAGGTGCGTTTTCAACTACCATGCTGAAAGCCTTAAATCCTGCCATTGCAAAAAGTGAGGGTGCAGGAAATAGAGCTTCCATGTTAAAGATGACCGAAATGGGGAGTAAAGTTTCTTTTTTCCTATTACTTATACTATATGTACCTGTGTTAATAGAAATGCCTTATATTTTTAACTTATGGTTAAAAGAAGTACCCGAATACACCATAATATTCTGCCGCTTACTTTTGATAAAGAACTTAATACAACAATTATTCGTTTCCGTAGACACCTCTATTCGAGCAGTAGGAAACATTCGAGGATTTCAAATTTCCAGTGCAATTGCCAGTATATTTCCTCTCCTAATTTGCGCAGGTTTATTTGCTATTGATCTGCCCGCCTATTACCTCTATATTGTTTTCATGCTCCATGCCGTAATAAATGCTGGTATAATTTTATACTACGCACACAAACACTGTGAACTACAGTATATACCCTTTATGCAAAATGTAGTAGTTAGATCCTTTACTACATTTATTTTGATGGCTGGTTGCTCTCTAATTCCATTGCTTTTTATGGAAGAAAGTTTTATAAGGTTAATTACGATAGGGGTGTTATCTTTTATAACCTATATACTTTTTATTTGGAATATAGGTTTTGGGAAAAAAGAAAAAGAATGGATCATGCCCCTAATATCCTCTTTTATAAAATCCATTAAAAATAAAATTTTTAGAAAATAA
- a CDS encoding glycosyltransferase family 4 protein has protein sequence MKVLIFTNSSAKYDSAINSYHGAGWVESFITLLEEQRRIELAVSFFHEKDGKKKTRDNLTFYPIFKASRRSNPIKTILGDWKGSIENEKACKDMLTVIEDFKPDVIQVFGSENMYALIQKHTQVPVVVHLQGLLNPYYNAFYPVNESKYNFIFDLNYVKQNILGKGINSLTKRIKNKAIREVEHFKNLKFVMGRTHWDKMVSKIHNPEITYFHVDEVLRSIFYDNIVKIKNRKQSGKIEIVTTISPTLYKGLDVILKTANLLLETTSLNFAWSIIGLEHTDPLVLHFEKSLKLKHQNLNIKFLGVREANDFVDSIQQADLFIHPSYIDNSPNSVCEAQILGIPVIACNVGGLASLIDNEITGTLLPSNGVYEMVNAILKFNKEPEHFWNMAHEAQIIAAKRHEKKTIITQVLNVYETIVQNATINTNK, from the coding sequence ATGAAAGTTCTAATCTTTACAAATTCATCTGCAAAATATGATTCAGCGATAAATAGTTATCATGGCGCCGGGTGGGTAGAGTCTTTTATTACGCTATTAGAAGAACAAAGGAGAATAGAGTTAGCTGTTTCTTTTTTCCACGAAAAAGATGGTAAAAAAAAGACTCGTGATAATTTAACATTTTACCCCATCTTTAAAGCCTCCCGTAGAAGCAACCCTATTAAAACAATACTTGGTGATTGGAAAGGAAGTATAGAGAATGAAAAGGCCTGCAAAGATATGCTTACCGTAATTGAAGACTTTAAACCAGATGTAATTCAGGTTTTTGGATCCGAGAATATGTATGCCCTAATACAAAAACATACGCAAGTGCCGGTAGTAGTTCATTTACAAGGACTTTTAAATCCTTATTACAATGCTTTTTACCCCGTAAATGAGTCGAAATATAATTTCATTTTTGATTTAAACTATGTAAAGCAAAATATTTTAGGCAAAGGAATTAACAGTTTAACCAAGCGAATAAAAAATAAGGCAATAAGAGAGGTTGAACATTTTAAAAATTTAAAATTCGTCATGGGAAGAACCCATTGGGATAAAATGGTTTCTAAAATACACAATCCTGAAATAACCTATTTTCATGTAGATGAAGTGTTACGTTCAATATTTTACGATAATATCGTAAAAATCAAGAACAGAAAACAGAGTGGAAAAATAGAAATTGTAACAACTATTTCACCAACCTTATATAAAGGCCTTGATGTTATTCTAAAAACAGCTAATTTATTACTAGAAACAACATCTTTAAATTTCGCTTGGTCTATAATAGGCTTAGAGCACACAGATCCTTTGGTTCTCCATTTTGAAAAAAGCTTAAAACTGAAACACCAAAATCTAAATATCAAATTCTTGGGAGTTAGAGAAGCAAATGATTTTGTAGATAGCATACAACAAGCAGATCTATTTATTCATCCTTCTTATATTGATAATAGTCCAAATAGCGTTTGTGAAGCACAAATTTTGGGTATACCAGTAATTGCCTGTAATGTGGGTGGCTTGGCTAGTCTTATAGATAATGAAATAACGGGCACATTGCTACCTTCTAACGGAGTTTATGAAATGGTAAATGCAATACTCAAATTTAACAAAGAGCCTGAACATTTCTGGAATATGGCACATGAAGCACAGATCATTGCGGCAAAAAGGCATGAGAAAAAAACTATAATTACACAAGTTTTAAATGTGTATGAAACTATAGTGCAGAACGCTACTATTAATACTAATAAATAA
- a CDS encoding lipopolysaccharide biosynthesis protein has translation MNNLKKYLSLKSDRTKNIVKHIGWSSFYKIGSVLINFLLVPLTINYLDKESYGIWLTLSSFISWFSFFDIGLGNGLRNKFTEAKAKGKYKLAKIYISNAYYTISAIAIGLITIFVIINNFVNWSALFNTNSSLRHDLQILMPLIIGFFGIQLVLKLITTIYTADQQHSAQGKIDFFTKLISIIAIWLLLKTSESSLLLFGIIFSFLPVLILFIFNIIAFTGRYKAYKPDLGLWKRKYVSDIMNVGFNFFIIQIAVIILFTTDNLIITKLFGPAEVVPYTIAYKYYTLIIMAYSIIIAPYWSSFSDAYAKREYNWIKKSVQNIQRIWLVIPFLLGIMLLISNWFFKLWVGDTVKISYTLSISMIVYVLFMTYQMIYVQFINGIGKIKLQLIISIISILINIPLSIFLSKFMKLGLSGVILATSFSLLISVILWPIQYKKLINGTARGIWNK, from the coding sequence ATGAATAATTTAAAGAAATATCTTAGCCTTAAAAGTGATAGAACTAAAAATATCGTAAAGCATATTGGTTGGTCATCATTTTATAAAATAGGCTCAGTTTTAATAAACTTTCTTTTAGTGCCATTAACAATAAATTACTTAGATAAAGAAAGCTATGGCATCTGGCTAACCTTGAGTTCATTTATAAGCTGGTTTTCATTTTTTGACATAGGATTAGGAAATGGGCTTAGAAATAAATTTACCGAAGCTAAAGCAAAGGGCAAATACAAACTTGCAAAAATATATATTTCGAATGCCTATTATACCATAAGTGCAATCGCCATTGGGTTAATTACCATATTTGTAATCATTAATAATTTTGTGAATTGGAGCGCATTATTTAATACAAATAGTTCTTTGCGCCACGACTTGCAAATATTGATGCCATTAATTATTGGCTTTTTTGGAATACAATTGGTACTCAAATTAATAACAACAATTTATACGGCAGATCAACAACATTCTGCTCAAGGCAAGATTGATTTTTTTACAAAATTAATTTCTATTATAGCTATATGGTTGCTTCTAAAAACATCTGAAAGCTCCTTGTTACTTTTTGGAATTATTTTTTCATTTCTGCCAGTATTAATTTTGTTTATATTTAATATAATAGCCTTTACCGGAAGATACAAAGCTTATAAGCCTGACTTAGGATTGTGGAAAAGAAAGTATGTATCTGACATCATGAATGTCGGTTTTAATTTTTTTATTATACAAATTGCGGTAATCATCCTGTTTACTACGGATAATTTAATTATCACTAAATTGTTTGGCCCTGCAGAAGTAGTCCCCTACACCATTGCTTATAAATATTACACTCTAATAATTATGGCTTACAGTATAATCATTGCGCCGTACTGGTCTTCATTTTCAGACGCCTATGCAAAAAGAGAATACAATTGGATAAAAAAATCTGTACAGAACATTCAACGTATTTGGCTAGTTATTCCATTTTTATTGGGTATCATGCTTTTAATATCCAATTGGTTTTTTAAACTCTGGGTGGGTGACACTGTAAAAATATCATATACACTCTCCATCTCAATGATTGTATATGTACTATTTATGACCTACCAAATGATTTATGTTCAGTTTATTAATGGAATAGGTAAAATAAAATTACAGTTGATTATAAGTATTATATCAATCTTAATAAACATTCCATTAAGCATTTTTCTCTCAAAATTCATGAAATTGGGACTATCCGGAGTTATTTTAGCTACCAGTTTCTCCTTATTAATTTCGGTTATTTTGTGGCCTATACAATACAAGAAATTAATCAACGGCACAGCAAGAGGCATTTGGAATAAATAA
- a CDS encoding acyltransferase family protein, whose product MQKERILYIDRLRGINIFLVVLGHIVTNNVIQGEYSGVYVWGSTFRMPLFMFLCGYIAAKVIKPKIFKNYGGFILKKCRTLLIPFFVWPLLVSNFFFTATEDYHFLDTMSVLINGGGLWFLLHLFYITILYSFWLYISSKINSKNKFWLDTIISGLVLSILAVLLYFDVSPMIRPLIMFYIFYFAGVFVSKYDMFSNILMRREVFSVALLVFISLVGFYIYADSTIYNILIKVICAIAAIAVFYFTIRTINWPPLIDKYVRFWGVNSLIIYVTHFHIIRIFENPFIPEGVNPFILLVFTAVLAIIACLITMTIYSFIKMSPVLNFLLYGSKLNLPFSKKEATLNT is encoded by the coding sequence ATGCAAAAAGAACGCATACTATATATTGATAGATTAAGAGGTATAAACATTTTTTTAGTTGTCTTAGGGCATATTGTAACAAACAATGTTATTCAAGGTGAGTACTCGGGAGTTTATGTCTGGGGCTCAACATTTAGAATGCCATTATTTATGTTTCTATGTGGTTATATAGCTGCCAAAGTAATTAAGCCAAAAATATTTAAAAATTACGGAGGGTTTATATTAAAAAAATGCAGGACATTATTAATACCATTTTTTGTATGGCCATTATTAGTTTCAAACTTTTTTTTTACAGCTACAGAAGATTACCACTTCTTAGATACAATGAGTGTTTTAATTAATGGAGGAGGTCTATGGTTTTTGCTACATTTATTTTATATAACAATTTTATATTCCTTTTGGCTATATATCTCCTCGAAAATAAATTCAAAAAATAAATTTTGGCTTGACACGATAATATCAGGGTTAGTATTATCCATATTAGCAGTGTTACTTTACTTTGACGTGAGCCCTATGATAAGGCCATTAATCATGTTTTACATATTTTACTTCGCAGGTGTATTTGTTTCTAAATATGATATGTTTTCAAACATCTTAATGAGGAGAGAAGTTTTTAGTGTAGCACTATTGGTGTTTATTTCATTAGTTGGGTTTTATATCTATGCAGATTCTACCATCTATAATATTCTGATTAAAGTCATCTGCGCAATTGCAGCTATAGCAGTATTCTATTTTACAATTAGAACTATAAATTGGCCCCCTTTAATAGATAAATACGTTAGATTTTGGGGTGTCAATTCGTTAATTATATATGTTACTCATTTCCATATCATTCGCATCTTTGAGAATCCATTCATACCCGAAGGAGTAAACCCATTTATACTATTAGTCTTTACTGCAGTATTAGCTATAATAGCTTGCTTAATTACTATGACCATTTATAGCTTTATAAAGATGAGTCCAGTTTTAAACTTTTTACTATATGGTAGTAAATTAAATTTACCTTTTTCGAAAAAAGAGGCAACCCTAAATACATAA
- a CDS encoding GDP-L-fucose synthase → MEKNAKIYIAGHRGLVGSAIIKNLEARGYTNFITRTHKELDLTNSTAVADFFATEKPEYVFLAAAKVGGIVANNTYRADFIYANLMIQNNVIHQSYVHDVKKLMFLGSTCIYPKNCPQPMKEDYLLTDTLEYTNEPYAIAKIAGIKMCESYNLQYDRNFISVMPTNLYGPNDNFDLEKSHVLPALIRKMHLGKALENQDWTTLRKDLHKLPIEGFDGAAMDEDIYSILDKYGIQKKGDTVHLEIWGSGKPMREFLWSEDMADACVFLMEERDFKDCYDTKAKEIRNTHINIGTGVDISIKDLAKLVKETVGFKGKLYFNADKPDGTMKKLTDPSKLHGLGWKHKIELQEGVQKVYDWYLKQA, encoded by the coding sequence ATGGAGAAAAACGCAAAAATATATATAGCTGGTCATAGGGGTTTAGTGGGCAGTGCCATTATAAAAAACTTAGAAGCTAGAGGGTATACCAATTTTATTACCCGTACCCACAAAGAATTAGACCTAACCAATAGCACAGCAGTGGCAGATTTTTTTGCTACAGAAAAACCAGAATATGTGTTTTTAGCTGCGGCCAAGGTAGGAGGTATTGTAGCCAACAACACCTACAGAGCAGATTTCATCTATGCCAACTTAATGATTCAGAATAATGTTATTCATCAAAGTTATGTGCATGATGTTAAAAAATTAATGTTTTTAGGGAGTACATGTATTTACCCGAAAAACTGTCCGCAACCCATGAAAGAGGACTATCTGTTAACAGATACCTTAGAGTACACCAATGAACCTTATGCAATTGCTAAAATTGCAGGGATAAAAATGTGTGAAAGCTATAACCTGCAATATGACCGAAACTTTATTTCGGTAATGCCTACCAACTTATATGGTCCTAATGATAATTTCGATTTAGAAAAATCTCATGTACTACCAGCATTGATTCGTAAGATGCATTTGGGTAAAGCTTTAGAAAATCAAGATTGGACTACCCTTCGTAAAGATTTACATAAACTTCCTATTGAAGGCTTTGACGGTGCTGCAATGGATGAAGACATCTACTCTATTCTAGATAAATATGGCATTCAGAAAAAAGGAGACACCGTACATTTAGAAATTTGGGGTTCTGGTAAGCCGATGCGCGAATTTCTATGGAGTGAAGACATGGCCGATGCTTGTGTGTTCTTGATGGAAGAGCGCGACTTTAAAGATTGCTACGATACTAAAGCTAAAGAGATTAGAAATACCCATATCAATATAGGTACGGGGGTTGATATCTCAATTAAAGATTTAGCCAAATTAGTTAAAGAGACCGTAGGGTTTAAAGGGAAATTATATTTCAATGCTGACAAGCCAGACGGAACCATGAAAAAATTAACAGATCCTTCTAAATTGCATGGTCTAGGATGGAAACATAAGATAGAACTGCAAGAAGGTGTTCAAAAAGTTTATGATTGGTATCTTAAACAAGCATAA